The Streptomyces sp. NBC_01363 region ACAGCGCGGCCATCGGCGCCGACCTGCCACCGGACGAGGCCGTTTCCGTCGACGCGCCGGACCCCGCGCTCCGGGCCGCCCTGGCCTCGGCCGCCGACGGCGACCACGGCCCCGCCCGGGAGCTGCTCGCCGGGACCCGCGAGCACCGGCAGTGGGAGCTGAGGGACGGCTACGCGGCACGGCTCGCCGGGGCCGCCCTGCACAACCCCGGCTGGCTGGACGCCTGGCAGGCCGAACACCCCGAGGACCCGGACGCGGCCCTGGTCAAGGCGGATCTCGGCATCCACCAGGCGTGGGAAATGCGTTCCACGGAAAGCGCCGGGCAGGTCTCGCGCGACCGGTTCCGGGCCTTCTTCGCACTGCTGGAGGACGCCGCACCGGTGATCGGCAGAGCGGCCGAACTCAACCCCGCCGACCCCGTGCCCTGGCGCATCGCCCTGACCCACGCGCTGGGTAGCCAGGCCCCCCGTGAGGTCTTCGACGGCTACTGGGCGCAGGCCCTGGCCCGCGACCCGCACCACTACGGATGCCACACCGCCGCCCTCACCTACCTCTGCGCGAAGTGGCACGGCTCGCACACGGAGATGTTCGACTTCGCCGAGCGCGCGGCCGACACGGCCCCGCCCGGCTCGAAGCTGCACGCGCTGCCCCTGTTCGCGGCGCTGGAGTACGTGGTTCGGTCCCCCGGCGCACCGCCCGGCCCCGACCCGTTCGCGCCCCGCGTCGCAGCCGCGGTCACCCGCGCCCTGGACCTCTCGGAGGCGTACGGACCGGGCAGCCAGGAGGCGGCCGGCTTCCGCAACTGCCTGGCCCTGATGCTGCTGCGCACGGAGCGCTGGGACGAAGCCCTCGACGCCTTCCGCAGCATCGGCACCCACGCCACCGAATTCCCCTGGGCGTACTTCGGCGACGACCCGCGCCAGGAGTTCCTCGAAACCCGTTCCGGCACCCGTATCCAACTGGCGTCCCTGACACCCTTCTTCGGCCGCCCCCCGCAGCCCCGCACCGCGCCGGCCCCCGCCCCCGGCGCCCCCTGCGCGGTGGCGATAGCGGTGGCCCGCCCGGCGGAGGTGGCGCAGGCGGCGCTGATGTGCGGCGTCTCGCTCCGCACCGCCCCCGCGACCGACAGGCACACCTATGTCGAGGCCGTCGCCGGGGCACGCCCCGCCAAGCGCTCGATCCTGTCCACGGAGGACCCGCTGACCACGGCGGCCGACAACTTCACCACCGGCGAGAAGTGGCCCACGCTGGTCCTGCGCCGCACCCCCGAGCGCTGCGGGCTCACGCTGTTCCTCAAGGGCAGGCCGCTGGCCGCCCACGAGTGGAACGCCACGTCCCCGGCCCCCGACCACGCCGCGGTCACCGCCACGGCCGAGGCCCTGGCCCGCGCCTTCGCCCTCCCGGACCCCCGCCCGCTGACGCACATACTCCGCTCCACCGGCAACCCGCCCCGCCACCAGTCGGACCTGCTGGCGGCCCTGGCCCTGCCCCCGCTCCCGCCGGGCTTCGGTGACCGCCCGGACGTCCTGGACACCCTGCCGGGCGCCCGGGTGCTCACCCGGCGGGGCCTGCTGGCCGGCATGCGTTCCACGATGACCACCCAGGACGGCGAGCACCCGGCGTCCCCGGACGCGTACGAGCCCCGCCGGCCGCGCTGGTGGCTGCTGCGCGTGCTGAGCCTGCTGCTGTTCACCGCGGCCGCGGTGAACGGCTGGGCGGCCCCCGACATCACCCCGTCCCTCGCGACGGCGTACACGCTCGCGGCCCTGTTCACGGCGGCCGGGCTGAGGCGCGCCTGGCACCAACGGCGGGCACACACCGCCGCGGCGGCGGCAGCGGCCCGGGAGTAGACGCCTCAGCAGCAACCGCCTCCGGGGAGCGTGCGCACATTGCGCGCCTCCACGGCGCGGGCGGCCAGCAACTCGTCGGCCGGGTAGGCCACTTCCTCCAGCGTCAGCCCGTGCGGACGCACCACGTGCACCCCGGGGTCCCGCACCCGGGCCGCCAGCACCTGGGCCGGCCACTCGGCCGGACGGCGCCCGTCCCCGACGAAGAGCGCCGCGCCGATCAGCGCGCGGACCATGTTGTGGCAGAACGCGTCCGCCTGCACGGTCGCCGTCAGGATCCCGGTCGCCCGGTCCCGTACCCAACTCAGCTTCTGCAGCGTACGGATGGTCGTCGCGCCCTCGCGCTTCTTGCAGTACGCGGCGAAGTCGTGCTCCCCGACCATCCGGGCCGCCGCCTCGTTCATGGCCGCCACGTCCAACGGCCGGTCGTGCCACAGCACATGACCGCGCAACAGCGGATCCACCCCGCCGGGACGATCGCAGACGCGGTAGGCGTACCGACGCCACAGCGCCGAGAACCGTGCGTTGAAACCGGCGGGCGCCGGCGCGATCCGCCAGATCCGTACATCGGGCGCCATCCGGCCGGCCATCCGCCGCAGCAGCTTGTCCGCGTGCTCGGCCCACACCTCGTCCGGCAGATCCACATGCGCGACCTGGCCCCGGGCGTGCACCCCGGCATCGGTCCGCCCGGCGACGGTCAGGTCGTACGTCCGCGAGGACCGCGTCACGGTCCGCAGCGCGTCCTCGATCTCCCCCTGGACGGTCCGCCTGGAGGTCTGCTTCGCCCAGCCCGAGAAGTCCTTGCCGTCGTACGCCAGGTCCAGCCGCACCCGTACGAAGCCGGGCTCCACTTCGTCACTCACCCAAGGGTCCTTTTCCGCAGCTACTCGCAGGTACATACGGAACGGGCCCGCACCGCCCCGAAGGGTGATGCGGGCCCGTCCAGTGGTCTCAGAACGCTCAGGCGTCCTTGGACTCGGCGTCGTCGGCCGGCTTGGCGTCCTCGACGGCCTCGGCCGGAGCCTCGTCCTTCTTGAGGGCGTCTTCCTTGACCGCACGCTTCGTGGCGGCCTCGGCCTCACCGGTGGCCTGCTGGGCCACGGTCAGCGCCTCGACCAGCTCGATGACCGCCATCGGGGCGTTGTCGCCACGACGGTTGCCGATCTTGGTGATGCGGGTGTAACCACCGGGGCGGTTCTCGTACCGCGGGGCGATCTCGGTGAAGAGCGTGTGCACGACGCCCTTGTCCGTGATCGACTGCAGCACCAGGCGACGGTTGTGGATGTCGCCCTTCTTCGCCTTGGTGATGAAACGCTCGGCGACCGGACGCAGGCGACGGGCCTTGGCCTCGGTCGTGGTGATGCGGCCGTGCTCGAACAGCGACTTCGCGAGGTTGTTGAGAAGAAGCTTCTCGTGCGCAGCGCTGCCGCCCAGACGGGCACCCTTGGCGGGCTGAGGCATGGTTTTTCTCCTTGTGTGCTGCACCGGCCGTATCAGGTACCGGTGTCAGTTCCCGCGCGGCGGACGCCACACGGAAGTCTTCGTCTGCCGCACGCACCCGACATCGGGCCTCAGCCCGAAAATCGAGCCCGTCCGGCGATCGAGGACAGAGCCCTCGCGTACGAGCCGAGATCAAGCCCGTCCGGCGATCGAGGACAAAGCCTCACCCCGGTCCGGGGCGCCCAGAAATCCCGGGCACCCCGGCCGGAGGCGGATCAGTACTGCTCGGTCTCCACGAAACCGGCGTCCGCGTCGTCGTCGGCGCCAAAGGCATCGGCGGCGGCGGTCGGGTCGAAGCCGGGAGGCGAGTCCTTCAGCGCGAGGCCCATACCGGCCAGCTTCGCCTTGACCTCGTCGATCGACTTCGCACCGAAGTTGCGGATGTCGAGCAGGTCGGCCTCGGAACGAGCCACGAGCTCACCCACGGAGTGGATGCCCTCGCGCTTGAGGCAGTTGTACGAACGGACCGTGAGCTCAAGCTCCTCGATCGGCAGCGCCAGATCGGCGGCGAGCGCGGCGTCCGTCGGGGACGGGCCCATGTCGATGCCCTCGGCGTCGATGTTGAGCTCGCGCGCCAGGCCGAACAGCTCGACCAGGGTCTTACCGGCCGAAGCCATGGCGTCACGGGGACGCATGGCCTGCTTGGTCTCGACGTCGACGATCAGCTTGTCGAAGTCGGTGCGCTGCTCGACACGGGTCGCCTCGACCTTGTACGTGACCTTGAGCACCGGCGAGTAGATGGAGTCGACCGGGATACGGCCGATCTCCTGGCCCGCCTGCTTGTTCTGGACGGCGGAGACGTAGCCGCGACCGCGCTCGACGGTCAGCTCCATCTCCAGCTTGCCCTTGCCGTTGAGCGTGGCCAGGACCAGGTCCGGGTTGTGGACCTCGACACCGGCCGGCGGGGCGATGTCAGCAGCGGTGACCAGGCCGGGACCCTGCTTGCGCAGGTACATCACGACCGGCTCGTCGTGCTCCGAGGAGACGACCAGCTGCTTGATGTTGAGGATGAGGTCGGTGACGTCCTCCTTGACGCCCGGCACGGTGGTGAACTCGTGCAGGACACCGTCGATCCGGATGCTGGTGACAGCAGCGCCGGGGATCGAGGAGAGGAGCGTGCGGCGAAGAGAGTTGCCGAGGGTGTAGCCGAAGCCCGGCTCCAGCGGCTCGATGACGAACCGGGAGCGGAACTCGTCAACGACCTCTTCGGTCAGCGACGGACGCTGAGCGATAAGCATGTTGCGTTCCTTCAGTCGTGGGCGCCCACTATTTGACGCCCCCAGATACCGACAAGGGTACGGGCGGCACGACCCCGAAGAGCCGTACCGCCCGGACCCACGAGCTACTACTTGGAGTAGAGCTCGACGATCAACTGCTCCTGCACCTGGGTGTCGATCACCGGGCGCTCGGGCAGGGAGTGCACGAGGATCCGCATCGTCGACGGCACGGCTTCGAGCCACGCCGGAACGGTGCGCTCGCCGGCCTCGGCCTGGGCCACCTGGAAGGGGGTCAGGGCCTTGGACTTCTGACGAACCTCGATGACGTCGTTCACGGCGACGCGGGCCGACGGAATGTCGGTCTTCGTGCCGTTCACGGCGATGTGTCCGTGACGCACCAGCTGACGGGCGTGGTCGCGGGACTTGGCGAAGCCTGCCCGGTAGACCACGTTGTCGAGGCGGGTCTCAAGGATGCGCAGAAGGTTCTCACCGGTCTTGCCGGTCTTCTGGTTCGCTTCCTTGTAGTAGTTCACGAACTGTCGTTCAAGAACACCGTAGATACGCGAGCACTTCTGCTTCTCACGAAGCTGAAGCAGGTACTCGCTGTCCTTGGTGCGCCCGCGTCCGTGCTCACCCGGGGGGTAAGGACGGATCTCGATCGGGCACTTCGCGCTCTCGCACTTGCTGCCCTTGAGGAACAGCTTCTGCTTCTCCCGACGGCAACGCTTGCAGTCGGCCCCGGTGTATCGCGCCATTTTCCAGTTGTCTCCGTTGCTTCAGACGGAATCAGACGCGGCGACGCTTGGGCGGCCGGCATCCGTTGTGCGGAGTGGGGGTGACGTCCTGGATCGAACCGACCTCCAGGCCGGTGGCCTGGAGCGAACGGATCGCGGTCTCGCGGCCGGAGCCCGGACCCTTGACGAAGACGTCAACCTTGCGCATGCCGTGCTCCTGCGCGCGGCGGGCGGCCGACTCGGCGGCCATCTGCGCGGCGAAGGGGGTGGACTTGCGCGAGCCCTTGAAGCCGACGTGGCCGGCGGAGGCCCAGGAGATCACGTTGCCCGAGGGGTCCGTGATCGAGACGATGGTGTTGTTGAACGTGCTCTTGATGTGCGCGTGGCCGTGAGCGACGTTCTTCTTTTCCTTGCGACGCACCTTCTTGGCTGCGCCCTGACGACCCTTGGGGGGCATGTCTTGACTCCAGATGGAGAGGGGAGGTGATCGGTCCTACAGCGAAGACCGCTGGTTGCTGCGGATGACCGGTGGCCCGGACGCCCGCAGTGCGTCCGCTGAGGACTACTTCTTGCCCGGCTTCTTCTTGCCGGCGATCGCGCGACGCGGGCCCTTGCGGGTACGAGCGTTCGTGCTGGTGCGCTGGCCGTGGACCGGCAGACCGCGACGGTGGCGAATGCCCTGGTAGCAGCCGATCTCGATCTTGCGGCGGATGTCGCCCTGGATCTCGCGGCGAAGGTCACCCTCGGTGCGGAGGTTGGCGTCCACGTACTCGCGGATCTTGACCAGGTCCTCTTCGGCCAGGTCACGAACGCGGGTGTTCGGGTTCACGCCGGTGGTGGCGAGGATCTCCTTGGACCGGGTGCGCCCGATACCGAAGACGTAGGTGAGGGCAACCTCCACGCGCTTTTCGCGCGGGATGTCAACACCTGAAACGCGTGCCATTCAATGGCTCCAGTTGTTAATTCGGGGGTCTTCCGCAGTGCCGCTCCCGATCGCCGACCGCTCGTGACGAGAGGTGGTACGCCCGGGTCCCCGGCCCCCGCCGGAGGTGTCGTCAGCCGAAGCTTGGACGGACTCTGCGTATGTACGTTTTACGTGCGTCGCGCGAAGTACTGCGAGATGCAGGGGGTCGTGCGTCAGCCCTGGCGCTGCTTGTGGCGCAGGTTGTCGCAGATGACCATGACCCGACCGTGACGGCGGATCACCTTGCACTTGTCGCAGATCTTCTTGACGCTCGGCTTGACCTTCATGGGATGTCAGGTTCTCCGGGTCAGTGCCGTCACCGCGCGGAAGCGGGGTGGAGGCAAGATCTACTTGTAGCGGTAGACGATCCGGCCACGCGTCAGGTCGTACGGGGAGAGCTCCACGACGACCCGGTCATCCGGAAGGATTCGGATGTAGTGCATCCGCATCTTGCCGCTGATGTGCGCGAGGACCTTGTGACCGTTCTGGAGTTCCACCTTGAACATGGCGTTCGGGAGGGACTCGATCACGGTGCCCTCAATTTCGATGGCACCTTGCTTCTTGGCCACGCTTCGCCTTTCGAATCGGCTACCTTGATCGACTTTCGGCATCGCATGCGGACACACTGATGCACGACAGCCGACGAGTCAGTCTACGTCAGCGGACCCCAAAAGACGAATCCGTCAAGTTTGCCCACCCGAGGAGATCCTTAGACCTCCACAAGCAGGCCAAATCCCCCATCGGGTCCGGCCTCGCGGTACGCCGGCTCAGCCCAGCGGGTCCGGAGCCGCCTCGATGCCGGCCCCTCCCCCCACGCAGCCCTCGCGGGCTCGGCGCCGGAGCGCCTCACAGGCTTCGGCCGGCTGCGCCGGGCTCCGCCCGGCGGTGCCGGCTCAGCCCAGCGGGTCCGGAGCCGCCTCGATGCCGTACTGCGCCAGCTTCTCCTTGCCGCAGTCGGGGGCGGTCAGGACCAGGGGGCCCTGCTCGGTGAGAGCGATCGAGTGCTCCCAGTGGGAGGACCAGGTGCCGTCCGTGGTGATGACGGTCCAGTCGTCCTGGAGCACCTCGGTCTGTGCCGTACCGAGCGAGACCATCGGCTCGATGGCCAGGCAGACGCCGGGGACGAGCTTGATGCCCTTGCCGCGCTTGCGGGCGACATAGTTCAGCAGGTGCGGGTCCATGTGCATCTCGGTGCCGATGCCGTGGCCGCCGTAGTCCTCGATGATCCCGTACTTGCCGGTGGCGGGGCGGGGCTGGCGGCGGATGTAGGACTCGATCGCCTTCGAGATGTCGACGAGGCGGTTGTTCACCTTCATCGCGGCGATACCCGCCCACATGGACTCCTCGGTCACCCGGGAGAGCTCGACCAGCTCCGGAGCGTGACCGGTGCCCACGAAGGCCGTGTACGCGGCGTCGCCGTGCCAGCCGTCGACGATCGCGCCGGCGTCGATGGAGATGATGTCGCCGTCCTTGAGGACGGTCTTGTCGTCCGGGATGCCGTGGACGACGACCTCGTTGACCGAGGTGCAGATGGTCGCGGGGAACCCGCCGTACCCGAGGAAGTTCGACTTCGCACCGTGGTCGGCGATCACCTTGCGGGCGACCTGGTCCAGGTCGAGCGTGGTGGCGCCGGGCACCGCCGCCTCGCGGGTGGCCGCGTGAATGGCAGCGACCACCAGCCCCGCCTCACGCATCTTCGCGATCTGCTCGGGGGTCTTGATCTGCACCATTGCGCGGCGCCTCTCTGCATCGGACTGCATCGAACGGTGATGTCTGCGGCGTACTCACACAACGATACGGCGCAAGCAGTCGGCCGCGGCGCCCATGGACGCCGCGGCCGACTGCACAAGTACTGCGGGTGTTTTCGCTCAGCCCTGGTCGGACTTGAGAGCCTCCATCGCCCGCTCGGTCACATCGTTGACCTTGCCGAGCGCGGAGATGGTGACCACCAGGTTCTGGGCCCGGTAGTAATCGATGATCGGCTCGGTCTGCGTGTGGTAGACCTCCAGCCGCGTACGAACCGTGTCCTCGGTGTCGTCGTCGCGCTGGTACAGCTCGCCGCCGCAGACGTCGCAGACGCCCTCGGTCTTCGGCGGGTTGTACGTCACGTGGAAGACGTGGGAGCCGTCGTTCCGGCAGATCCGGCGGCCGGCGATGCGCTTGACCACCTCGTCCTCGGGGACCTCCAGGTCCAGGACCGCGTCGAGCTTGGTGCCCTCGTCCTTCAGCATGGCGTCAAGGGCCTCGGCCTGACCCACGTTGCGCGGGAAGCCGTCCAGCAGGAAGCCGTTCTCGGCGTCCGGCTGGGACATGCGGTCCTTGGCCATCCCGATGGTGACCTCGTCCGGGACCAACTGACCCGCGTCCATGAAGGCGCGGGCCTGCTTGCCAAGGTCGGTGCCCTGGCTGATGTTGGCGCGGAAGAGATCGCCCGTGGAGATCTGCGGAATCGACAGGTTCTTGGCAAGGTACGCAGCCTGCGTTCCCTTGCCGGCACCGGGCGGCCCGACGAGGACGATTCGCATCAGCGGAGGAACCCTTCGTAATTGCGCTGCTGGAGCTGACTCTCGATCTGCTTCACGGTCTCCAGCCCCACACCCACGATGATCAGGATGCTCGTCCCGCCGAACGGGAAGTTGGCGTTCGCACCACCGAAGCCGGCCAACGCCATCGTCGGCACAAGAGCGATCAGACCCAAGTACAGCGAGCCCGGCCAAGTGATCCTGTTGAGCACGTAGCTCAGGTACTCGGCAGTAGGTCGACCAGCCCGGATACCCGGGATGAACCCACCATACTTCTTCATGTTGTCGGCGACTTCCTCGGGGTTGAACGAAATCGCCACATAGAAGAAGGCGAAGAAGACGATCAGCAGGAAGTACGCCGTGATGTAGTACGGGTGGTCGCCCTTGACGAAGTTGTCCTTGATCCAGGTCGCCCAGCCCGCGGTGGAGTTGGAGAACTGGACGATCAGGGCGGGGATGTAGAGCAGCGAAGAAGCGAAGATGACGGGAATCACACCCGCCTGATTGACCTTCAGCGGAATGTACGTCGAGGTACCGCCGTACGACCTGCGGCCGATCATTCGCTTCGCGTACTGCACCGGGATGCGGCGCTGGGCCTGCTCGACGAAGACGACGAGGCCCACCATCACGAAGCCGATCAGGATGACGGTGCCGAATTCGATCCAGCCGTCGGCCAGCTTGCCGCTGGTCTTGATGGCCCACAGGGCGCCGGGGAAGCTGGCGGCGATCGAGATGAACATCAGGATCGACATGCCGTTGCCGATGCCGCGGTCGGTGATGAGCTCACCGAGCCACATGACGGCCGCGGTACCCGCGGTCATCGTGATGACCATCACGATGGTCGTGAAGATCGACTGGTTCGGGACGATCTGGTCGGCGACCGGGCAGCCGCTGAAGAGGGCGCCGCTGGTGGCGGTGGCCACCAGGCCGGTGCCCTGGAGGATGGCGAGCGCGACGGTCAGATAACGCGTGTACTGCGTGATCTTGGCCTGCCCGGACTGCCCCTCCTTCTTGAGCGCCTCGAGTCGGGGGATGACCACGGTCAGCAGCTGAAGAATGATGCTGGCCGTGATGTACGGCATGATGCCGAGCGCGAAGATCGTGATCTGCAGCAGTGCACCACCGCTGAACATGTTCACCAGGCCGAAGAGGCTGTTGTTGCCCTTGCTGGCCTGATCAACACAGGTCTGGACGTTCTCGTAGCTCACTCCCGGTACCGGGATGTGTGCCCCGAGCCGGTAGAGCACGATGATGCCGAGCGTGAAGAGCAGCTTCTTGCGCAGGTCGGGCGTCTTGAACGCCCGGGCGAACGCGGTGAGCACGGTGCCTCCTGCGACCCCCGCGCAAAGCGTAGAGGTGACGGTCTTGAGGATCGACGAATACGTAAACAGTCAAAGTCCCCGGGCGGGCGCCCAGGGGTTACCACACAACGACGCACGCCACCTTACCGGCGACCATGCCCCCCTAGGAACGACCAACCGGGGATGCCCCATATGAGAGGCATCCCCGGTCGGATGTTCAGGCCATCGAGTTGTCTCAGACGAGCTCGGTGACGGTGCCGCCCGCGGCGGCAATCTTCTCCTTGGCGGAGCCGGAGACGGCGTCAACCGAAACCTGCAGTGCCACGGAGATCTCGCCCTGTCCGAGGACCTTGACGAGGTGGTTGTTGCGCACCGCACCCTTGGCGACCAGGTCGGCCACGGTGACCTCTCCACCCTCGGGGTAGAGCGTCGCGAGCTTGTCCAGGTTCACGACCTGGTACTCGGTGCGGAACGGGTTCTTGAAGCCCTTGAGCTTCGGGAGACGCATGTGGAGGGGCATCTGCCCACCCTCGAAGCGCTCCGGAACCTGGTAACGGGCCTTCGTGCCCTTGGTGCCACGACCGGCGGTCTTACCCTTGGACGCCTCACCACGACCCACACGGGTCTTGGCGGTCTTGGCGCCCGGGGCGGGCCGGAGGTCATGGGCCTTCAGCGGCTTGTTCTCCGCCATGTCAGTCGACCTCCTCAACCGTCACGAGGTGGCGGACGGTGTGCACCATTCCGCGGAACTCGGGGCGGTCCTCCTTGACAACCACGTCGTGCAGGCGCTTGAGCCCGAGCGAACGAAGGGTGTCGCGGTGGTTCTGCTTGCTGCCGATGTACGACTTCGTCTGCGTGATCTTGAGGCGAGCCATTACGCACCCGCTCCCGCACGTGCACGAAGCAGAGCCGCAGGGGCGACGTCCTCGAGCGGCAGACCACGGCGGGCCGCGATCTCCTCGGGACGCTGCAGGCCCTTGAGGGCCGCCACGGTCGCGTGCACGATGTTGATCGCGTTGTCGGAGCCGAGCGACTTCGACAGGATGTCG contains the following coding sequences:
- the truA gene encoding tRNA pseudouridine(38-40) synthase TruA, whose protein sequence is MSDEVEPGFVRVRLDLAYDGKDFSGWAKQTSRRTVQGEIEDALRTVTRSSRTYDLTVAGRTDAGVHARGQVAHVDLPDEVWAEHADKLLRRMAGRMAPDVRIWRIAPAPAGFNARFSALWRRYAYRVCDRPGGVDPLLRGHVLWHDRPLDVAAMNEAAARMVGEHDFAAYCKKREGATTIRTLQKLSWVRDRATGILTATVQADAFCHNMVRALIGAALFVGDGRRPAEWPAQVLAARVRDPGVHVVRPHGLTLEEVAYPADELLAARAVEARNVRTLPGGGCC
- the rplQ gene encoding 50S ribosomal protein L17 encodes the protein MPQPAKGARLGGSAAHEKLLLNNLAKSLFEHGRITTTEAKARRLRPVAERFITKAKKGDIHNRRLVLQSITDKGVVHTLFTEIAPRYENRPGGYTRITKIGNRRGDNAPMAVIELVEALTVAQQATGEAEAATKRAVKEDALKKDEAPAEAVEDAKPADDAESKDA
- a CDS encoding DNA-directed RNA polymerase subunit alpha, giving the protein MLIAQRPSLTEEVVDEFRSRFVIEPLEPGFGYTLGNSLRRTLLSSIPGAAVTSIRIDGVLHEFTTVPGVKEDVTDLILNIKQLVVSSEHDEPVVMYLRKQGPGLVTAADIAPPAGVEVHNPDLVLATLNGKGKLEMELTVERGRGYVSAVQNKQAGQEIGRIPVDSIYSPVLKVTYKVEATRVEQRTDFDKLIVDVETKQAMRPRDAMASAGKTLVELFGLARELNIDAEGIDMGPSPTDAALAADLALPIEELELTVRSYNCLKREGIHSVGELVARSEADLLDIRNFGAKSIDEVKAKLAGMGLALKDSPPGFDPTAAADAFGADDDADAGFVETEQY
- the rpsD gene encoding 30S ribosomal protein S4, yielding MARYTGADCKRCRREKQKLFLKGSKCESAKCPIEIRPYPPGEHGRGRTKDSEYLLQLREKQKCSRIYGVLERQFVNYYKEANQKTGKTGENLLRILETRLDNVVYRAGFAKSRDHARQLVRHGHIAVNGTKTDIPSARVAVNDVIEVRQKSKALTPFQVAQAEAGERTVPAWLEAVPSTMRILVHSLPERPVIDTQVQEQLIVELYSK
- the rpsK gene encoding 30S ribosomal protein S11, which codes for MPPKGRQGAAKKVRRKEKKNVAHGHAHIKSTFNNTIVSITDPSGNVISWASAGHVGFKGSRKSTPFAAQMAAESAARRAQEHGMRKVDVFVKGPGSGRETAIRSLQATGLEVGSIQDVTPTPHNGCRPPKRRRV
- the rpsM gene encoding 30S ribosomal protein S13, with product MARVSGVDIPREKRVEVALTYVFGIGRTRSKEILATTGVNPNTRVRDLAEEDLVKIREYVDANLRTEGDLRREIQGDIRRKIEIGCYQGIRHRRGLPVHGQRTSTNARTRKGPRRAIAGKKKPGKK
- the rpmJ gene encoding 50S ribosomal protein L36 yields the protein MKVKPSVKKICDKCKVIRRHGRVMVICDNLRHKQRQG
- the infA gene encoding translation initiation factor IF-1; the encoded protein is MAKKQGAIEIEGTVIESLPNAMFKVELQNGHKVLAHISGKMRMHYIRILPDDRVVVELSPYDLTRGRIVYRYK
- the map gene encoding type I methionyl aminopeptidase, producing the protein MVQIKTPEQIAKMREAGLVVAAIHAATREAAVPGATTLDLDQVARKVIADHGAKSNFLGYGGFPATICTSVNEVVVHGIPDDKTVLKDGDIISIDAGAIVDGWHGDAAYTAFVGTGHAPELVELSRVTEESMWAGIAAMKVNNRLVDISKAIESYIRRQPRPATGKYGIIEDYGGHGIGTEMHMDPHLLNYVARKRGKGIKLVPGVCLAIEPMVSLGTAQTEVLQDDWTVITTDGTWSSHWEHSIALTEQGPLVLTAPDCGKEKLAQYGIEAAPDPLG
- a CDS encoding adenylate kinase; amino-acid sequence: MRIVLVGPPGAGKGTQAAYLAKNLSIPQISTGDLFRANISQGTDLGKQARAFMDAGQLVPDEVTIGMAKDRMSQPDAENGFLLDGFPRNVGQAEALDAMLKDEGTKLDAVLDLEVPEDEVVKRIAGRRICRNDGSHVFHVTYNPPKTEGVCDVCGGELYQRDDDTEDTVRTRLEVYHTQTEPIIDYYRAQNLVVTISALGKVNDVTERAMEALKSDQG
- the secY gene encoding preprotein translocase subunit SecY, coding for MLTAFARAFKTPDLRKKLLFTLGIIVLYRLGAHIPVPGVSYENVQTCVDQASKGNNSLFGLVNMFSGGALLQITIFALGIMPYITASIILQLLTVVIPRLEALKKEGQSGQAKITQYTRYLTVALAILQGTGLVATATSGALFSGCPVADQIVPNQSIFTTIVMVITMTAGTAAVMWLGELITDRGIGNGMSILMFISIAASFPGALWAIKTSGKLADGWIEFGTVILIGFVMVGLVVFVEQAQRRIPVQYAKRMIGRRSYGGTSTYIPLKVNQAGVIPVIFASSLLYIPALIVQFSNSTAGWATWIKDNFVKGDHPYYITAYFLLIVFFAFFYVAISFNPEEVADNMKKYGGFIPGIRAGRPTAEYLSYVLNRITWPGSLYLGLIALVPTMALAGFGGANANFPFGGTSILIIVGVGLETVKQIESQLQQRNYEGFLR
- the rplO gene encoding 50S ribosomal protein L15, producing the protein MAENKPLKAHDLRPAPGAKTAKTRVGRGEASKGKTAGRGTKGTKARYQVPERFEGGQMPLHMRLPKLKGFKNPFRTEYQVVNLDKLATLYPEGGEVTVADLVAKGAVRNNHLVKVLGQGEISVALQVSVDAVSGSAKEKIAAAGGTVTELV
- the rpmD gene encoding 50S ribosomal protein L30 produces the protein MARLKITQTKSYIGSKQNHRDTLRSLGLKRLHDVVVKEDRPEFRGMVHTVRHLVTVEEVD